One genomic segment of Phyllopteryx taeniolatus isolate TA_2022b chromosome 12, UOR_Ptae_1.2, whole genome shotgun sequence includes these proteins:
- the zmp:0000001200 gene encoding dedicator of cytokinesis protein 9 isoform X3: MGCTTSTVVFNGLRTVLERNCSGYICKGAAEPIGPTEVERALSRRESRIFPTPRVLKVKPKVIEPLDYENVLVQRKTQILSDVLRDMLQFPLEDFEILTLRRQGRSLYPTVPDNAEREAQSLFVQECIKTYKTDWHVVNYKYEAYSGDFRQLPNKVSRPDKLAVHVFEVDEDVDKDEDTASLGSQKDGITKHGWLYKGNMNSAISVTMRSFKRRYFHLTQLGDGSYNLNFYKDEKISKEPKGTIFLDSCMGVVQNNKVRRFAFELKMQDKSAYLLAADSEGEMEDWINTLNKILHSSFEIAMQDKRNGDSHDDDDLGKLDSSSGSMDSFQSTRDIESRMRNETRLKLFTLDPDTQKLDFSGIEPDVKQFEEKFGKRMLINCNDLSFNLQSCVAENEEGPTTNVEPFYVTLSLFDIQNGRKISSDFHVDLNHPSVRGMMPNFERQYINGGGEIIPEGPRLIHGVPDTVIRYPRQGVFSVTCPHPDIFLVARIEKVLQGGINHCAEPYMKNSDSTKVAQKVLKNAKLACNRLGQYRMPFAWSARPLFKDASGTLDKSARFSPLYRQDNNKLSNEDMLKLLADFRKPEKMAKLPVILGNLDINIDNVAPDLTNCVTSSYIPVKQFNVSEKSPIFFEVEEFVPYIAKCSQPFTIYNNHLYVYPKFLKYDGQKSFAKARNLAVCIEFMDSDNEDALPLKCIYGRPGGPLFSKNAFAAVLHHQQNPEFYDEFKIELPTQLHEKHHLLFTLYHVSCESNSKASTKKREQVETQVGYAWLPLLKDGRVIMNECHIPVAANLPAGYLSCQEGASKHSGPEVKWVDGGKPLFKVSTHLVSTIYTQDQHLHNFFHHCQSITSSPQAQGGELVKYLKSLHAMESHVMIKFLPTTLNQLFRVLTSASQEDVAVNVTRVMIHIVAQCHEEGLEHYLRSYVKFVFKTEPYTASTTQTVHEELAKAMTAILKPSTDFLTCNKLLKYSWYFFEALIKSMAQYLIESCKLKLSRNQRFSASFHHTVETVVNMMMPHITQKYKDNLDAARNANHSLAVFIKRCFNLMDRGFVFKQINNYINCFMPGDPKTLFEFKFEFLRVVCNHEHYVPLNLPMPFGKGRILRFQVESYNAPVDLQLDYSLTDDFCKNHFLVGLLLREVNAALQEFREIRQIAIQVLKNLMIKHTFDDRYTSKSQQARLATLYLPLFGLLQENVNRLNVKEVTPFPINHCNNNGREDSLLTNALMTPPRSSTFLDTSLHKDVFGVISGTASPQTSSTPNINSVRHADSRGSLISTDSGNSLPERNVEKGNSLDKCCYVCLSQSQAASSLGSSLLRCDKLEQAEIKCFLMCFLHVLKSMSEDALFTYWNKATSAELMDFFTLVEVCLHQFRYMGKRYIARNQDGAGHVAHERKSQTLPVSRNRAGMMHARLQQLSSLDNSYTFNHTYSHMDADALNHSLLEANIATEVCLTVLDTLSIFIMGFKTQLCSDHGHSPLMKKVFEVHLCFLRINQSETALKQVFTSLRTFIYKFPSTFFEGRADMCAAFCYEILKCCNSKLSSIRSDAAHLLYFLMKSNFDYTGRKSFVRTHLQVVIAVSQLIADVIGIGSTRFQHSLSIINNCANSDRTIKNTAFPSDVKDLTKRIRTVLMATAQMKEHERDPEMLVDLQYSLAKSYTSTPELRKTWLDSMARIHVKNGDLSEAAMCYIHVAALVAEYLRRKGMFKQGCSAFQVVTPNVDEEAAMMEDVGMQDVHFNEDVLMELLEECADGLWKAERYELISDIYKLIIPIYEKRRDFEKLAHLYDTLHRAYSKVTEVMHTGKRLLGTYFRVAFFGQAAVSCAVAPC, from the exons gTAAAACCTAAGGTGATCGAGCCGCTGGACTATGAAAATGTTCTGGTGCAGAGGAAGACTCAGATCCTCAGTGATGTCCTCAGAGACATGCTGCAGTTTCCCCTGGAGGACTTTGAG ATTTTGACTTTGAGGCGGCAAGGAAGGAGCCTCTACCCTACAGTGCCTGACAATGCAGAGAGAGAGGCTCAGAGTCTGTTTGTCCAAGAG TGCATTAAGACCTACAAGACAGACTGGCATGTTGTCAACTACAAGTATGAAGCTTATTCGGGAGACTTCCGCCAGCTTCCAAA CAAAGTTTCCAGGCCTGACAAACTGGCAGTCCATGTCTTTGAAGTGGATGAGGACGTTGACAAAGACGAA GATACAGCCTCACTTGGATCTCAAAAGGATGGGATCACCAAACATGGTTGGCTCTATAAAGGCAACATGAACAGTGCTATCAGTGTTACCATGAGG TCATTCAAGAGAAGATATTTCCATCTGACACAGTTGGGAGACGGCTCTTACAATTTAAACTTCTACAAGGACGAGAAGATCTCCAAAGAGCCCAAAGGAACCATTTTCTTGGACTCCTGTATGGGCGTTGTTCAG AATAACAAGGTTCGGAGGTTTGCTTTTGAGCTGAAGATGCAAGATAAGAGCGCCTACCTGCTGGCTGCAGACAGTGAAGGGGAGATGGAAGATTGGATCAACACGCTCAACAAGATCTTACACAGCAGCTTTGAGATCGCGATGCAGGACAAGAGGAATGGAGACAGCCATGATG ATGATGATCTTGGAAAATTGGACAGTTCTTCTGGCAGTATGGACAGTTTTCAG agcACAAGAGATATAGAGTCAAGGATGAGGAACGAAACAAGATTGAAGCTTTTCACCCTTGACCCTGATACACAG AAACTGGATTTCTCAGGAATAGAACCAGATGTCAAGCAGTTTGAAGAGAAGTTTGGCAAGCGCATGCTCATTAACTGCAATGACCTCTCTTTTAATCTGCAAAGCTGTGTGGCTGAGAATGAGGAGGGACCAACAACAAAC GTGGAGCCATTCTACGTGACCCTTTCACTGTTCGACATCCAAAATGGAAGGAAGATCTCGTCTGACTTCCACGTGGACCTCAACCACCCATCTGTCaggggcatgatgcccaattttGAGAGACAGTATATAAATGGAGGAGGAGAAATTATCCCTGAAGGTCCACGATTGATCCACGGAGTGCCAGACACAGTCATCCGCTATCCtcgacag GGAGTGTTCTCTGTAACATGTCCCCACCCGGATATCTTCCTGGTGGCTCGCATTGAGAAGGTGCTGCAGGGAGGAATCAATCACTGTGCCGAGCCTTACATGAAGAATTCTGACTCCACCAAG GTGGCTCAGAAAGTCCTGAAAAATGCCAAGCTGGCATGTAACCGCTTGGGCCAGTACAGGATGCCTTTTGCTTGGTCAGCAAG GCCGTTGTTCAAAGATGCTTCTGGGACTCTTGACAAAAGTGCTCGCTTCTCACCTTTGTACAGACAGGACAACAACAAGCTGTCCAATGAGGACATGCTCAAACTGCTGGCTGACTTCCGAAA GCCAGAGAAGATGGCCAAGCTTCCTGTAATCCTCGGAAACCTTGACATTAACATCGACAATGTTGCCCCCGACTTGACCA ATTGTGTTACCTCATCCTACATTCCTGTGAAGCAGTTTAATGTGAGCGAGAAGAGCCCCATCTTCTTTGAGGTGGAGGAGTTTGTGCCATACATAGCCAAATGTTCCCAACCTTTCACCATCTACAATAATCACCTCTACGTCTACCCCAAATTCTTGAAGTACGACGGCCAGAAGTCTTTTGCGAAG GCTAGAAACCTGGCTGTCTGCATTGAGTTCATGGACTCAGATAATGAAGATGCTTTACCACTTAAG TGCATCTATGGGCGGCCTGGAGGACCTCTGTTTAGTAAAAATGCCTTTGCTGCAGTATTACATCATCAGCAGAACCCCGAGTTCTACGATGAG TTTAAGATTGAGCTTCCAACCCAACTCCATGAGAAACATCATCTGCTCTTCACTCTCTACCATGTCAGCTGTGAGAGCAACAGCAAAGCCAGCACTAAAAAGAGAGAGCAGGTTGAGACGCAAG TGGGTTACGCCTGGCTTCCGCTACTGAAAGACGGCCGTGTGATCATGAACGAGTGTCACATCCCTGTGGCGGCCAATCTGCCCGCTGGATATCTCAGCTGCCAGGAAGGTGCAAGTAAG CATTCGGGTCCAGAAGtgaaatgggtggatggaggcAAACCTTTATTTAAAGTGTCGACTCACCTCGTGTCCACCATTTACACTCAG gatcaacatttgcacaatttctTTCATCACTGTCAGAGCATAACATCGTCACCTCAGGCACAAGGAGGTGAACTAGTCAAATACCTGAAG AGTCTGCACGCCATGGAGAGTCACGTGATGATCAAGTTCTTGCCCACTACACTGAATCAGCTGTTTAGAGTGCTGACCAGTGCCAGCCAAGAAGACGTGGCGGTCAACGTCACAAG AGTCATGATCCACATTGTAGCCCAGTGTCATGAGGAGGGATTGGAGCACTACCTGAGATCATATGTGaag tttgttttcaagACTGAGCCATACACAGCGTCCACCACCCAAACCGTGCACGAAGAGCTGGCTAAAGCCATGACCGCCATCCTGAAGCCTTCCACTGACTTCCTCACTTGTAACAAGCTCCTCAAG TACTCCTGGTATTTCTTTGAAGCCTTAATCAAGTCCATGGCTCAGTATTTGATTGAGAGTTGTAAATTGAAG CTGTCCCGGAATCAGAGATTCTCAGCATCCTTCCATCACACTGTTGAGACTGTGGTCAACATGATGATGCCTCACATAACCCAGAAATACAAAGACAATCTAGATGCAGCCAGGAACGCCAACCACAGCCTGGCTGTCTTCATCAAG CGCTGTTTCAACCTGATGGACAggggttttgtatttaaacaaaTCAACAACTACATCAACTGCTTTATGCCTGGAGATCCAAAG ACGCTGTTTGAGTTCAAGTTTGAGTTCCTGCGTGTTGTGTGCAACCACGAGCACTATGTTCCCTTAAACCTCCCCATGCCTTTTGGAAAGGGGAGAATACTGAGATTTCAAG TGGAGTCATACAATGCTCCAGTAG ACCTCCAACTGGATTACTCGCTGACAGATGACTTTTGTAAGAACCACTTCCTGGTTGGGTTGCTTCTCCGGGAGGTCAACGCAGCCCTGCAGGAGTTTAGGGAGATTCGACAGATAGCAATCCAGGTGCTGAAGAACCTGATGATAAAGCACACGTTCGACGACCGCTACACCTCAAAA AGTCAGCAGGCGAGGTTGGCGACCCTCTACTTGCCTCTGTTTGGTTTGCTGCAAGAGAATGTCAACAGGCTGAATGTGAAGGAAGTTACCCCCTTCCCCATCAACCACTGTAACAAT AATGGAAGAGAAGATTCCCTCCTCACTAACGCTTTGATGACACCACCCAGATCAAGCACTTTTTTGGACACGAGCTTGCACAAAGATGTTTTTGGAGTAATTTCTGGAACTG CCTCTCCGCAAACATCCTCTACACCCAACATTAACTCTGTGCGCCACGCAGACTCGAGAGGGTCCCTCATCAGCACCGACTCTGGCAACAGTCTGCCCGAAAGGAACGTGGAAAAGGGCAACTCTTTAGACAAG TGTTGTTATGTTTGTCTGTCACAGAGCCAGGCTGCCTCGTCATTGGGCAGCTCCCTTCTCCGATGCGATAAATTAGAGCAGGCGGAgatcaagtgcttcctcatgtGCTTCCTACATGTGCTCAAAAGCATGTCTGAGG ATGCTTTGTTCACATACTGGAACAAAGCTACATCTGCTGAGCTGATGGACTTCTTCACACTTGTCGA gGTGTGTCTCCATCAATTCAGATACATGGGAAAGCGATACATCGCAAG GAACCAGGACGGGGCAGGACATGTAGCACATGAGCGGAAGTCTCAGACTCTGCCTGTGTCCCGTAACAGGGCGGGAATGATGCATGCCCGCTTACAGCAGCTCAGCAGCCTGGATAACTCATACACTTTTAACCACA CTTACAGTCACATGGACGCAGACGCATTAAATCACTCTCTGCTGGAGGCCAACATTGCCACTGAAGTGTGCCTCACCGTCCTGGACACCCTCAGTATCTTTATCATGGGTTTCAAG ACCCAGCTATGCTCTGACCACGGCCACAGTCCACTGATGAAGAAAGTTTTTGAAGTCCACCTCTGTTTTCTACGGATCAATCAGTCGGAAACTGCCCTCAAACAAGTCTTCACTTCACTGCGGACGTTCATCTACAAG TTTCCCAGCACGTTTTTTGAAGGCCGTGCTGACATGTGCGCAGCATTCTGCTACGAGATCTTAAAGTGTTGTAACTCCAAACTGAGCTCCATTCGCAGTGATGCCGCCCATCTGCTCTACTTTCTCATGAAGAGCAACTTTGACTACACAGGACGCAAGTCTTTTGTCAGGACACACTTGCAG gtGGTGATTGCTGTAAGTCAGTTGATAGCAGATGTCATCGGTATTGGAAGTACTCgcttccagcattccttgtccATAATCAACAACTGTGCCAACAGTGACAGAACTATCAAG AACACAGCTTTCCCGTCTGATGTGAAGGACCTGACCAAGCGTATCCGAACAGTGTTGATGGCGACTGCTCAGATGAAGGAGCACGAGAGAGACCCTGAGATGCTGGTGGACCTTCAGTACAGCCTGGCTAAGTCTTACACCAGCACACCGGAGCTCAGAAAAACCTGGCTGGACAGCATGGCTCGGATCCACGTGAAGAACGGAGATTTGTCAGAg GCAGCCATGTGCTACATTCACGTGGCAGCGCTGGTGGCAGAATACCTACGGAGAAAAG GAATGTTCAAACAAGGATGCTCTGCATTCCAAGTTGTGACGCCAAATGTTGACGAAGAGGCCGCCATGATGGAGGATGTTGGCATGCAGGACGTCCACTTCAATGAA GACGTCCTCATGGAGCTTTTGGAGGAGTGTGCCGACGGCCTGTGGAAAGCCGAGCGCTACGAGCTCATCTCGGACATTTACAAGTTAATCATCCCTATTTATGAGAAGCGGAGGGACTTTGAG AAACTGGCCCACCTATACGACACGTTGCATCGAGCATACAGTAAAGTGACAGAGGTGATGCACACAGGCAAAAGGCTACTGGGCACCTACTTCAGAGTAGCTTTCTTTGGTCAG GCAGCGGTAAGTTGTGCAGTTGCACCTTGCTAG